In Oscarella lobularis chromosome 18, ooOscLobu1.1, whole genome shotgun sequence, the following proteins share a genomic window:
- the LOC136197982 gene encoding fibropellin-1-like isoform X2: MTAHQIRASTTELRGYSCLCRLGFEGDDCERNIDECESNPCYHDSACIDGINMYSCHCRNGFAGARCDVSVEGLWNAGTVSGAIVGSLVIGILLGFLTAYLLFRYHSVQSIKKSLVEKRSEQIAMNQSPAYHQPENIYASPTSGSIMCSTRSHVNLTLANMVDGFAAVAVLFLLQTSTTQVFADGYLEVKLISYSDAAKKIQSGACCNPSSFPPAGCDKSCNNYLVLCHKTYGDTSACTNPVTTGTFQTSNGFSITHYNFLSSLGNGVSNPIDFKFTGRWPGNFSLDITAMNDGSATDDLIASTRLDQNPANLGSIWTRDKPRVLTNGNFHLELAFEWKVECLPNYLDDCLNYCVSTNDSSGHYTCDPLGHKLCHNGYEDPNTNCTKQIDECLSNPCRNGATCIDRLLGYDCNCPTGFTGLWCETDINECASNPCTNGGTCHDMYGNFECTCLAGYTGVQCETDINECSSNPCANGGTCSNLIGMFTCSCIMGYTGTMCQTDINECESNPCQNNATCNDGANGYACQLLGYTGTYCETEINECESVPCQNGGTCTDKVNAYACACLPGYTGKLCETDVNECSSAPCQYGGTCTDRVDGYSCACVVGYTGLLCETNINECSSDPCQHGSTCNDLVNQFTCTCPNGYTDEFCETDIDECASDPCTNNGTCTDRINGFVCSCLPGYTGSTCKINIDECNPNPCQNGAVCEDLINDFYCPCLAGYTGKKCSVDINECLSDPCVHGSCRDRVNRFSCTCDDGWTGAQCEIDINECQSNPCLNRGTCIDKVFQYTCTCPPTHTGSHCETKINPCDPSPCLLGGTCTETNDGGFNCTCPPDYKGKICDEKIDDCKRSDCAPNAHCVDGILSFTCDCNLGFTGAKCETNIDECASIPCQHNGTCTDGINGYSCSCIQGYTGAECEIEVNECDSLPCQYGATCHDRFNGYTCFCSPGYTGINCQIDIDDCEPDPCNHSLGCTDRVNGFKCQCETGYEGLRCDIETDECKSNPCQNSAQCTDVFRGYTCSCQPGFTGLHCEVDIDECMSLPCQNGGRCVQAVNLFTCLCATGYSGKRCESAIDECSSQPCQNSATCVDQEGKFECRCQPGYNGILCETYTGVTDESGGISRTTIIVAAILGFAAIMCAVAIICGYVWVKIRLSNQSDKRHSQTEVKNLNQNVIALVESAAYGSSLPQDDPHLALA; encoded by the exons ATGACTGCTCATCAAATCCGTGCCAGCACAACGGAACTACGAGGTTACAGCTGTTTGTGCCGGCTTGGATTTGAAGGAGACGACTGCGAGAGAAACATAGACGAATGCGAATCAAATCCGTGTTATCACGATTCCGCCTGCATTGACGGAATTAACATGTATTCATGCCACTGCAGAAACGGCTTCGCCGGCGCACGttgtgacgtgagcgtcGAAGGGTTGTGGAATGCTGGTACGGTCTCTGGAGCAATTGTTGGATCGCTTGTGATCGGCATTTTGTTGGGATTTCTAACTGCctatcttctctttcgttaCCACTCCGTTCAGTCAATTAAGAAGTCGCTGGTTGAAAAAAGGAGCGAACAGATTGCAATGAACCAGTCTCCTGCCTACCACCAGCCTGAAAACATATACGCTTCACCAAC ATCGGGTTCTATTATGTGCAGCACGAGATCTCACGTGAACTTGACTTTGGCCAATATGGTTGACGGCTTTGCGGCAGTTGCTgttctatttcttcttcaaacgtCAACGACACAG GTTTTCGCTGACGGCTACCTAGAAGTCAAACTGATCTCATACTCAGACGCAGCCAAAAAGATTCAGTCGGGAGCGTGTTGCAATCCTTCCTCGTTTCCTCCCGCCGGTTGTGATAAATCTTGCAACAATTACCTCGTCCTTTGCCACAAAACGTACGGCGATACAAGTGCCTGCACGAATCCCGTCACAACTGGCACATTTCAAACGTCCAACGGCTTCAGCATTACACATTACAATTTCTTGTCTTCGCTGGGCAACGGCGTGAGCAACCCCATCGACTTCAAGTTCACTGGACGATGGCCT GGAAATTTCAGCTTGGACATTACCGCGATGAATGATGGCTCGGCTACTGATGATCTCATAGCTTCTACTCGCCTTGATCAAAATCCTGCTAATCTGGGATCCATCTGGACAAGAGACAAACCTCGTGTGCTGACCAATGGCAACTTTCATCTGGAATTGGCATTCGAGTGGAAAGTTGAATGTCTACCAAATTACCTAGACGATTGTTTGAATTACTGCGTATCCACAAACGATTCGTCTGGTCACTACACCTGTGATCCACTGGGACACAAACTGTGCCACAACGGTTACGAAGATCCAAACACAAACTGCACAAAAC AAATTGATGAATGTCTGTCTAATCCGTGCCGAAATGGTGCAACGTGCATTGACAGGCTACTCGGTTACGACTGCAATTGCCCCACAGGTTTCACTGGACTTTGGTGTGAAACAG ACATTAACGAGTGTGCGTCTAATCCGTGTACAAACGGGGGCACCTGTCACGATATGTACGGAAACTTCGAGTGTACCTGCCTAGCGGGCTATACAGGAGTACAGTGTGAAACAG ATATAAACGAGTGCTCTTCTAATCCGTGTGCTAACGGAGGAACTTGTAGCAACCTCATTGGAATGTTTACTTGTTCTTGCATCATGGGCTACACGGGAACGATGTGCCAAACAG ACATTAACGAATGCGAATCAAATCCGTGCCAGAACAACGCTACTTGTAATGATGGTGCCAATGGTTACGCTTGTCAACTCCTAGGATACACAGGGACATATTGCGAAACAG AAATCAATGAATGTGAATCGGTACCGTGTCAAAATGGAGGCACGTGTACAGATAAGGTCAACGCTTATGCATGTGCCTGCTTGCCAGGATATACAGGAAAACTATGTGAAACAG ACGTAAACGAGTGTTCATCTGCGCCTTGCCAGTATGGTGGCACATGTACTGATCGAGTAGACGGTTACTCGTGCGCTTGCGTTGTTGGTTATACCGGACTACTATGCGAAACAA ACATCAACGAGTGCAGCAGTGATCCGTGTCAGCACGGAAGTACATGCAACGATCTAGTGAACCAGTTCACGTGTACGTGTCCTAATGGGTACACCGATGAATTTTGCGAGACAG ATATTGATGAGTGTGCTAGCGATCCCTGCACGAACAACGGAACGTGCACTGACAGAATAAACGGTTTCGTGTGTTCTTGCTTACCAGGCTACACTGGAAGCACATGTAAAATAA acattgatgaatgcaACCCCAATCCTTGTCAAAACGGAGCCGTCTGTGAAGACCTAATCAACGACTTTTACTGTCCATGTTTAGCTGGGTACACGGGAAAAAAATGCTCAGTAG ATATCAACGAATGCTTGTCTGACCCATGTGTCCATGGATCGTGCAGAGACAGAGTGAATCGATTTTCATGCACATGTGACGATGGTTGGACTGGAGCCCAGTGCGAAATTGACATTAACGAATGTCAGTCGAATCCGTGTCTAAACCGAGGCACGTGCATAGATAAAGTGTTCCAATACACCTGCACTTGCCCGCCAACTCACACCGGTAGTCACTGCGAGACAA AAATCAACCCATGCGACCCAAGTCCATGCCTACTAGGAGGCACATGCACAGAAACTAACGACGGTGGATTTAATTGTACGTGTCCTCCAGACTACAAGGGAAAAATCTGTGACGAGA AAATAGATGACTGCAAGAGATCAGACTGTGCTCCTAATGCCCACTGCGTAGACGGGATACTATCGTTTACATGCGATTGTAATTTGGGATTTACAGGCGCCaaatgcgaaacga atattgacgagtgcgcgtcaaTTCCGTGCCAACACAATGGCACTTGTACAGACGGGATTAACGGCTATTCGTGCAGCTGTATTCAGGGATACACGGGTGCGGAATGCGAGATCGAAGTCAACGAATGCGATTCGCTCCCGTGCCAATACGGAGCCACGTGCCATGACCGTTTTAACGGATACACGTGCTTCTGTTCGCCGGGTTACACAGGCATCAATTGTCAGATTGACATAGACGACTGCGAGCCAGATCCGTGTAATCATTCGCTCGGATGTACCGACAGAGTAAACGGATTCAAATGTCAGTGCGAAACGGGCTACGAAGGACTGAGATGCGACATCGAAACCGATGAGTGCAAATCAAATCCTTGTCAGAACAGTGCCCAGTGTACGGATGTCTTCAGAGGCTACACGTGCTCGTGTCAACCGGGTTTCACGGGTTTGCACTGTGAGGTCGACATAGACGAGTGCATGTCATTGCCGTGTCAAAACGGGGGAAGGTGCGTACAGGCGGTCAATCTATTCACGTGCCTGTGTGCCACAGGCTATAGCGGAAAACGATGTGAATCGG CTATAGACGAATGCAGCTCGCAACCTTGCCAAAACAGTGCAACGTGCGTGGATCAAGAAGGGAAATTCGAATGTCGCTGTCAGCCGGGCTACAACGGCATACTTTGTGAAACAT ATACTGGCGTGACTGACGAAAGTGGAGGAATAAGCAGAACTACGATAATAGTTGCTGCAATACTTG GATTCGCCGCGATAATGTGCGCGGTTGCGATCATTTGTGGCTATGTTTGGGTGAAAATTCGTCTTTCTAATCAGTCAGACAAACGTCATTCGCAGACGGAAGTCAAAAATTTGAATCAAAATGTGATTGCACTGGTTGAGTCGGCGGCATATGGTTCTAGTTTGCCTCAAGATGATCCTCA CTTGGCCCTGGCTTAG
- the LOC136197982 gene encoding fibropellin-1-like isoform X1 — MTAHQIRASTTELRGYSCLCRLGFEGDDCERNIDECESNPCYHDSACIDGINMYSCHCRNGFAGARCDVSVEGLWNAGTVSGAIVGSLVIGILLGFLTAYLLFRYHSVQSIKKSLVEKRSEQIAMNQSPAYHQPENIYASPTSGSIMCSTRSHVNLTLANMVDGFAAVAVLFLLQTSTTQVFADGYLEVKLISYSDAAKKIQSGACCNPSSFPPAGCDKSCNNYLVLCHKTYGDTSACTNPVTTGTFQTSNGFSITHYNFLSSLGNGVSNPIDFKFTGRWPGNFSLDITAMNDGSATDDLIASTRLDQNPANLGSIWTRDKPRVLTNGNFHLELAFEWKVECLPNYLDDCLNYCVSTNDSSGHYTCDPLGHKLCHNGYEDPNTNCTKQIDECLSNPCRNGATCIDRLLGYDCNCPTGFTGLWCETDINECASNPCTNGGTCHDMYGNFECTCLAGYTGVQCETDINECSSNPCANGGTCSNLIGMFTCSCIMGYTGTMCQTDINECESNPCQNNATCNDGANGYACQLLGYTGTYCETEINECESVPCQNGGTCTDKVNAYACACLPGYTGKLCETDVNECSSAPCQYGGTCTDRVDGYSCACVVGYTGLLCETNINECSSDPCQHGSTCNDLVNQFTCTCPNGYTDEFCETDIDECASDPCTNNGTCTDRINGFVCSCLPGYTGSTCKINIDECNPNPCQNGAVCEDLINDFYCPCLAGYTGKKCSVDINECLSDPCVHGSCRDRVNRFSCTCDDGWTGAQCEIDINECQSNPCLNRGTCIDKVFQYTCTCPPTHTGSHCETKINPCDPSPCLLGGTCTETNDGGFNCTCPPDYKGKICDEKIDDCKRSDCAPNAHCVDGILSFTCDCNLGFTGAKCETNIDECASIPCQHNGTCTDGINGYSCSCIQGYTGAECEIEVNECDSLPCQYGATCHDRFNGYTCFCSPGYTGINCQIDIDDCEPDPCNHSLGCTDRVNGFKCQCETGYEGLRCDIETDECKSNPCQNSAQCTDVFRGYTCSCQPGFTGLHCEVDIDECMSLPCQNGGRCVQAVNLFTCLCATGYSGKRCESAIDECSSQPCQNSATCVDQEGKFECRCQPGYNGILCETYTGVTDESGGISRTTIIVAAILGFAAIMCAVAIICGYVWVKIRLSNQSDKRHSQTEVKNLNQNVIALVESAAYGSSLPQDDPQYESISCYLSPE; from the exons ATGACTGCTCATCAAATCCGTGCCAGCACAACGGAACTACGAGGTTACAGCTGTTTGTGCCGGCTTGGATTTGAAGGAGACGACTGCGAGAGAAACATAGACGAATGCGAATCAAATCCGTGTTATCACGATTCCGCCTGCATTGACGGAATTAACATGTATTCATGCCACTGCAGAAACGGCTTCGCCGGCGCACGttgtgacgtgagcgtcGAAGGGTTGTGGAATGCTGGTACGGTCTCTGGAGCAATTGTTGGATCGCTTGTGATCGGCATTTTGTTGGGATTTCTAACTGCctatcttctctttcgttaCCACTCCGTTCAGTCAATTAAGAAGTCGCTGGTTGAAAAAAGGAGCGAACAGATTGCAATGAACCAGTCTCCTGCCTACCACCAGCCTGAAAACATATACGCTTCACCAAC ATCGGGTTCTATTATGTGCAGCACGAGATCTCACGTGAACTTGACTTTGGCCAATATGGTTGACGGCTTTGCGGCAGTTGCTgttctatttcttcttcaaacgtCAACGACACAG GTTTTCGCTGACGGCTACCTAGAAGTCAAACTGATCTCATACTCAGACGCAGCCAAAAAGATTCAGTCGGGAGCGTGTTGCAATCCTTCCTCGTTTCCTCCCGCCGGTTGTGATAAATCTTGCAACAATTACCTCGTCCTTTGCCACAAAACGTACGGCGATACAAGTGCCTGCACGAATCCCGTCACAACTGGCACATTTCAAACGTCCAACGGCTTCAGCATTACACATTACAATTTCTTGTCTTCGCTGGGCAACGGCGTGAGCAACCCCATCGACTTCAAGTTCACTGGACGATGGCCT GGAAATTTCAGCTTGGACATTACCGCGATGAATGATGGCTCGGCTACTGATGATCTCATAGCTTCTACTCGCCTTGATCAAAATCCTGCTAATCTGGGATCCATCTGGACAAGAGACAAACCTCGTGTGCTGACCAATGGCAACTTTCATCTGGAATTGGCATTCGAGTGGAAAGTTGAATGTCTACCAAATTACCTAGACGATTGTTTGAATTACTGCGTATCCACAAACGATTCGTCTGGTCACTACACCTGTGATCCACTGGGACACAAACTGTGCCACAACGGTTACGAAGATCCAAACACAAACTGCACAAAAC AAATTGATGAATGTCTGTCTAATCCGTGCCGAAATGGTGCAACGTGCATTGACAGGCTACTCGGTTACGACTGCAATTGCCCCACAGGTTTCACTGGACTTTGGTGTGAAACAG ACATTAACGAGTGTGCGTCTAATCCGTGTACAAACGGGGGCACCTGTCACGATATGTACGGAAACTTCGAGTGTACCTGCCTAGCGGGCTATACAGGAGTACAGTGTGAAACAG ATATAAACGAGTGCTCTTCTAATCCGTGTGCTAACGGAGGAACTTGTAGCAACCTCATTGGAATGTTTACTTGTTCTTGCATCATGGGCTACACGGGAACGATGTGCCAAACAG ACATTAACGAATGCGAATCAAATCCGTGCCAGAACAACGCTACTTGTAATGATGGTGCCAATGGTTACGCTTGTCAACTCCTAGGATACACAGGGACATATTGCGAAACAG AAATCAATGAATGTGAATCGGTACCGTGTCAAAATGGAGGCACGTGTACAGATAAGGTCAACGCTTATGCATGTGCCTGCTTGCCAGGATATACAGGAAAACTATGTGAAACAG ACGTAAACGAGTGTTCATCTGCGCCTTGCCAGTATGGTGGCACATGTACTGATCGAGTAGACGGTTACTCGTGCGCTTGCGTTGTTGGTTATACCGGACTACTATGCGAAACAA ACATCAACGAGTGCAGCAGTGATCCGTGTCAGCACGGAAGTACATGCAACGATCTAGTGAACCAGTTCACGTGTACGTGTCCTAATGGGTACACCGATGAATTTTGCGAGACAG ATATTGATGAGTGTGCTAGCGATCCCTGCACGAACAACGGAACGTGCACTGACAGAATAAACGGTTTCGTGTGTTCTTGCTTACCAGGCTACACTGGAAGCACATGTAAAATAA acattgatgaatgcaACCCCAATCCTTGTCAAAACGGAGCCGTCTGTGAAGACCTAATCAACGACTTTTACTGTCCATGTTTAGCTGGGTACACGGGAAAAAAATGCTCAGTAG ATATCAACGAATGCTTGTCTGACCCATGTGTCCATGGATCGTGCAGAGACAGAGTGAATCGATTTTCATGCACATGTGACGATGGTTGGACTGGAGCCCAGTGCGAAATTGACATTAACGAATGTCAGTCGAATCCGTGTCTAAACCGAGGCACGTGCATAGATAAAGTGTTCCAATACACCTGCACTTGCCCGCCAACTCACACCGGTAGTCACTGCGAGACAA AAATCAACCCATGCGACCCAAGTCCATGCCTACTAGGAGGCACATGCACAGAAACTAACGACGGTGGATTTAATTGTACGTGTCCTCCAGACTACAAGGGAAAAATCTGTGACGAGA AAATAGATGACTGCAAGAGATCAGACTGTGCTCCTAATGCCCACTGCGTAGACGGGATACTATCGTTTACATGCGATTGTAATTTGGGATTTACAGGCGCCaaatgcgaaacga atattgacgagtgcgcgtcaaTTCCGTGCCAACACAATGGCACTTGTACAGACGGGATTAACGGCTATTCGTGCAGCTGTATTCAGGGATACACGGGTGCGGAATGCGAGATCGAAGTCAACGAATGCGATTCGCTCCCGTGCCAATACGGAGCCACGTGCCATGACCGTTTTAACGGATACACGTGCTTCTGTTCGCCGGGTTACACAGGCATCAATTGTCAGATTGACATAGACGACTGCGAGCCAGATCCGTGTAATCATTCGCTCGGATGTACCGACAGAGTAAACGGATTCAAATGTCAGTGCGAAACGGGCTACGAAGGACTGAGATGCGACATCGAAACCGATGAGTGCAAATCAAATCCTTGTCAGAACAGTGCCCAGTGTACGGATGTCTTCAGAGGCTACACGTGCTCGTGTCAACCGGGTTTCACGGGTTTGCACTGTGAGGTCGACATAGACGAGTGCATGTCATTGCCGTGTCAAAACGGGGGAAGGTGCGTACAGGCGGTCAATCTATTCACGTGCCTGTGTGCCACAGGCTATAGCGGAAAACGATGTGAATCGG CTATAGACGAATGCAGCTCGCAACCTTGCCAAAACAGTGCAACGTGCGTGGATCAAGAAGGGAAATTCGAATGTCGCTGTCAGCCGGGCTACAACGGCATACTTTGTGAAACAT ATACTGGCGTGACTGACGAAAGTGGAGGAATAAGCAGAACTACGATAATAGTTGCTGCAATACTTG GATTCGCCGCGATAATGTGCGCGGTTGCGATCATTTGTGGCTATGTTTGGGTGAAAATTCGTCTTTCTAATCAGTCAGACAAACGTCATTCGCAGACGGAAGTCAAAAATTTGAATCAAAATGTGATTGCACTGGTTGAGTCGGCGGCATATGGTTCTAGTTTGCCTCAAGATGATCCTCAGTACGAATCCATCTCATGTTATCTGTCGCCCGAATAA
- the LOC136198132 gene encoding fibropellin-3-like, translated as MAGTVESIANTDECSSSPCQNNGTCFDDINRYQCLCAQGFTGNHCEADIDDCSPNPCSKEAFCDDEVNGYNCVCLLGYSGVHYVDECLSQSCQNNSTCVDEVNNYFCNCSSGFSGKDCSLGKKKALTL; from the exons ATGGCAGGGACTGTGGAGTCTATTGCAA ACACGGACGAATGCAGTTCCAGTCCCTGCCAAAATAATGGGACCTGTTTTGACGATATAAACCGGTACCAGTGTTTATGTGCGCAAGGATTTACAGGAAATCATTGTGAAGCAG ACATTGACGATTGTTCGCCCAATCCCTGTTCTAAAGAAGCCTTCTGTGATGACGAAGTGAACGGATATAATTGCGTATGTCTACTAGGATACAGCGGAGTTCACT ACGTTGACGAGTGCTTGTCACAGTCGTGTCAAAACAATTCTACATGCGTGGATGAAGTAAACAACTATTTTTGCAACTGCTCTTCTGGATTCTCGGGAAAAGACTGCTCTCTCGGTAAGAAGAAAGCATTGACTCTGTGA
- the LOC136197983 gene encoding fibropellin-1-like → MAKASFALILFWVSITKVSANGYLQIRLLSYSDQEKTIKGMCCDSNGYSSVLGCYRSCNVSLVLCHTQYNDASTCTNSATTGIFRTPPGYSVTEHTFSSSLGNGTSNPIGFKFTGRWPGYFKLNITAINVGLATKDLIGSFYLDQNSSNVQSTWTKETPLVTSHLTLKLEWRVECQPDHFDDCLNYCVPRSDSSGHYNCSSLGHKLCHNGYKDPDTNCTKQVDECASNPCQHGATCVDKLLAYDCNCPTGYAGLLCETDIDECASSPCHYNRSCAAQINGYSSGGECENLIGRYVCNCFAGYTGTHCEIDIDECMSKPCQNGGNCTDMVNSFRCECAPGYTNDVCDINIDECLSNPCQNNGTCADQINGYSCTCTDGFVGDECETNVDECRSQPCLNSATCVDGVAMYKCQCMAGYTGLNCETDFNECSSNPCQNGTCSDRVGGFSCSCNSGFTGIHCDVNIDECNSSPCRNGARCTDAVNRYSCECFKGFTGADCETEIDECNSNPCANGGTCTDALNDYHCRCVLGFLGKNCETNVDDCDPDPCNNRGNCTDLVHNYNCSCDAGYTGKRCQVEINECSSSPCQNEAMCVDDVAGYHCSCLAGYRGLNCETNNNECLSQPCQNNATCIDKVNCYECECIPGYEGANCETETDECLSNPCQNEGTCIDLIDRYTCTCSDGYSGTSCELNVNECESNPCTNNGTCSDGINMYTCQCLKGYNGSRCEIDVDECSSAPCQNDGNCRDTVNGFQCSCLSGYTGSQCEYDIDDCSSSPCLNGARCNDEVNKYSCECVAGFTGSTCASEIDECDLNPCQNGAMCIDAVNGFYCKCLLGFVGKTCEINVDDCDQNPCGDHGNCTDLANGFNCSCDEGYTGKRCRANIDDCAIEPCHNGAACSDGVASFSCSCLEGYTGSLCETDVDECSSDPCQRGATCIDKANGYKCNCTTGYTGVWCQIDVDDCASSPCCNGEINQCDSYPCQHNGTCESISGSFSCLCPRWYTGLLCETAVPTMRPMTSKATTETPTTALPPTNASAINGTNASSTTSIVTVGAVGNGCEERLWSETGFVSTFAVSVTSSVVIVILLIYIILIHCLTPLQWFFCCRKARRSPSPSRWRKDEKKRKVEKKNNKPGPQKKTSAQVNYGFEGSKLSDSFSGSKMWPERQSSSAVGLQRPRLNLHYYPESHPDWDVTQM, encoded by the exons ATGGCGAAAGCATCCTTCGCCTTGATCCTTTTTTGGGTCAGCATCACGAAG GTTTCCGCTAATGGCTACTTACAAATCAGACTGCTATCATACTCAgatcaagagaaaacaatcaAAGGAATGTGTTGCGACAGCAATGGTTACTCGTCTGTTCTTGGGTGCTATCGATCTTGCAACGTCAGCCTCGTGCTTTGCCACACACAGTATAACGACGCGAGTACCTGCACGAATTCAGCGACGACAGGTATATTTCGCACACCCCCCGGCTACAGCGTTACAGAACAcactttttcgtcttcactGGGCAACGGAACAAGCAACCCCATTGGTTTCAAGTTCACTGGAAGATGGCCC GGATACTTCAAGTTGAACATTACCGCAATAAATGTCGGGTTGGCTACTAAAGACCTCATTGGGTCTTTTTATCTTGATCAAAATTCATCCAATGTGCAATCCACTTGGACAAAAGAGACACCTTTGGTCACCTCACATTTGACATTAAAACTGGAATGGAGAGTCGAATGCCAACCTGATCATTTTGACGACTGCTTGAATTACTGTGTGCCAAGAAGCGATTCGTCAGGTCACTACAATTGTAGCTCACTAGGACACAAACTGTGCCATAACGGATACAAAGACCCGGATACCAACTGTACCAAAC AAGTGGACGAATGCGCGTCTAATCCATGCCAACATGGTGCCACGTGCGTTGACAAGTTACTTGCTTATGACTGCAATTGCCCCACCGGTTATGCTGGACTTCTATGTGAAACAG acattgacgaatgcgcctCATCTCCATGCCATTACAACAGATCATGCGCCGCCCAAATAAACGGTTACAGTAGTGGAGGAGAATGCGAGAATTTGATTGGCCGTTACGTATGCAACTGCTTTGCCGGATACACAGGGACTCACTGTGAAATAGACATAGATGAGTGCATGTCAAAGCCGTGTCAGAATGGTGGAAACTGTACAGACATGGTGAACTCGTTTCGCTGTGAGTGCGCTCCCGGGTACACAAATGACGTCTGCGATATTaacattgacgaatgtctCTCTAATCCGTGCCAGAACAATGGCACATGTGCCGATCAAATTAACGGGTATAGTTGCACGTGTACTGATGGATTTGTGGGGGACGAGTGTGAAACTAACGTGGATGAATGCCGGTCCCAACCGTGCTTGAACAGCGCTACTTGCGTTGACGGAGTAGCGATGTACAAGTGCCAGTGTATGGCAGGATACACTGGATTAAACTGTGAAACTGATTTTAACGAGTGTTCATCAAATCCCTGTCAAAACGGGACGTGCTCTGATCGCGTCGGTGGATTTAGCTGCAGCTGCAATTCTGGATTTACCGGAATCCACTGTGATGTGAACATAGACGAATGCAACTCGTCTCCTTGCCGCAATGGTGCGCGGTGCACAGACGCAGTCAACAGGTACTCGTGTGAGTGTTTTAAAGGATTCACGGGAGCAGACTGTGAGACGGAGATTGACGAATGCAATTCTAATCCCTGTGCGAATGGAGGAACGTGCACCGACGCCTTGAATGATTATCATTGTCGCTGCGTGCTCGGCTTCCTTGGAAAAaattgcgagacgaatgTAGATGACTGTGATCCAGATCCTTGTAACAACCGCGGCAACTGCACAGATTTGGTGCATAACTACAATTGTAGTTGTGACGCGGGCTACACAGGCAAACGCTGTCAAGTGGAAATTAACGAATGCTCGTCTTCGCCCTGTCAAAATGAAGCTATGTGCGTTGATGATGTAGCAGGATACCACTGCAGCTGTTTAGCGGGATACAGAGGGCTTAACTGTGAGACAAATAACAACGAATGCTTATCTCAGCCATGCCAGAATAACGCAACATGTATCGATAAAGTGAATTGTTATGAATGCGAGTGTATTCCAGGATATGAAGGTGCTAACTGTGAAACAGAAACCGACGAGTGCTTGTCGAATCCATGTCAGAATGAAGGCACGTGCATTGACCTAATTGACAGGTATACGTGTACTTGCTCAGACGGATATAGTGGCACCAGCTGTGAATTAAATGTCAATGAATGTGAATCCAATCCCTGTACAAATAACGGAACGTGCTCTGATGGAATTAATATGTACACCTGTCAATGCCTTAAAGGATACAACGGGTCAAGATGTGAAATAGACGTGGACGAGTGCTCTTCAGCTCCTTGTCAGAATGACGGAAACTGCAGGGATACTGTAAACGGATTTCAGTGTTCCTGTCTGTCCGGATACACAGGATCACAGTGTGAGTATGACATTGATGAttgctcgtcgtctccttgCCTAAACGGAGCTCGATGCAATGACGAAGTTAATAAATACTCGTGTGAATGTGTAGCGGGTTTTACGGGAAGCACGTGCGCGAGCGAAATTGACGAGTGCGATCTCAACCCTTGCCAAAATGGAGCAATGTGCATTGATGCAGTTAACGGCTTTTACTGCAAATGCCTCCTCGGCTTTGTCGGTAAGACGTGCGAGATCAATGTTGATGACTGTGATCAAAATCCGTGCGGTGACCACGGAAATTGTACGGATCTGGCAAACGGTTTCAATTGCAGTTGTGACGAGGGATACACGGGCAAGCGATGTCGCGCCAACATTGATGACTGTGCTATTGAACCCTGTCATAACGGAGCCGCTTGCAGTGATGGCGTTGCTTCATTCAGCTGCTCCTGTTTAGAAGGCTATACCGGTTCTCTGTGCGAAACTGATGTTGACGAGTGCTCGTCCGATCCGTGTCAAAGGGGCGCGACTTGTATCGACAAGGCAAACGGCTACAAATGCAATTGCACTACCGGCTATACTGGCGTTTGGTGCCAGATTGATGTTGACGACTGCGCGAGCTCTCCTTGCTGTAATGGAG AAATCAATCAGTGCGACTCCTACCCTTGTCAACACAACGGCACTTGCGAAAGCATCAGCGGGTCATTTTCCTGCCTTTGTCCTCGTTGGTACACGGGGCTTCTATGCGAAACTGCTGTACCAACTATGAGACCTATGACTTCCAAAGCGACAACAGAGACTCCCACGACCGCTTTACCGCCGACAAACGCCAGCGCAATCAATGGCACCAATGCTAGCAGCACAACGTCTATCGTTA CGGTTGGAGCTGTGGGAAATGGCTGTGAAGAGAGGTTGTGGTCCGAAACTGGTTTCGTTTCAACCTTTGCAGTTTCCGTAACCTCGT CTGTTGTCATTGTGATACTTCTTATCTACATCATCTTGATCCACTGTCTCACGCCGCTTCAGTGGTTCTTCTGCTGCAGGAAAGCAAGGCGGTCGCCGTCGCCCTCACGATGGAGAAAAGatgaaaagaagaggaaagtggagaaaaagaacaacAAACCCGGACcgcagaagaagacgagcgcTCAGGTAAATTACGGTTTTGAAGGATCAAAATTGAGCGACAGCTTTTCGGGATCCAAAATGTGGCCGGAGCGTCAGTCCTCCAGCGCTGTGGGACTGCAACGCCCGCGTCTCAATTTACACTATTACCCTGAAAGTCATCCCGACTGGGACGTGACTCAGATGTGA